In Mycoplasmopsis maculosa, one genomic interval encodes:
- a CDS encoding ABC transporter permease, with protein sequence MSKYLLKRIALAILTLFIILIFSYTLIVSFIENPFTIQLEQAKTPQDKENFRRLAEIYNNTPVFTKIVTYFSNFFKGDFGQTFFIKNDYKTIPGLFFAPLKWSILVSLPSFILSSVLGISLGVFAGYKRGTIWDSIINVFVFIFVAIPSFIIAPLLINLFSQSGFPIRFIAPGENYSSGKATIWTSLYSLIPAIIVVTFGSLAVYTLYTRNQTVTVLTSNYILIAKTKGLNSRQIFFKYVLRNISIPLIALILPSYIGLLSGSIVIEKFWGIPGSSSIIAQAFPAGEINVVMFNIFFFTSLSLFTEIIVDISFTILDPRIVYESNSGIDLLRFIRAAKSRKQQIKELLKQQNEQKTNFARIGE encoded by the coding sequence ATGTCAAAATATTTATTAAAGAGAATAGCCCTGGCTATTCTCACTCTATTTATTATTTTAATATTTTCATATACATTAATCGTTAGCTTTATTGAAAACCCTTTTACAATTCAATTAGAACAAGCAAAAACACCACAAGATAAAGAAAATTTTAGAAGATTAGCTGAAATTTATAATAACACTCCTGTATTTACAAAAATTGTTACATATTTTTCTAACTTCTTTAAAGGTGATTTTGGACAAACATTTTTTATCAAAAATGATTATAAAACAATACCTGGTTTATTTTTTGCTCCATTAAAATGAAGTATATTGGTTTCACTACCTTCATTTATTTTAAGCTCTGTATTAGGTATTTCATTAGGAGTTTTTGCAGGATATAAACGTGGAACAATTTGAGACTCTATCATAAATGTTTTTGTATTTATTTTTGTTGCAATACCTTCATTTATTATTGCACCCTTATTAATAAATTTATTTAGTCAATCAGGTTTTCCAATTCGTTTTATAGCGCCAGGAGAAAATTATAGTAGTGGAAAAGCAACTATATGAACATCATTATATAGTTTAATACCTGCTATTATTGTTGTTACATTTGGTTCGCTAGCTGTTTATACCTTATATACAAGAAATCAAACTGTTACTGTATTAACAAGTAACTATATATTAATTGCTAAAACTAAAGGGTTAAACTCAAGACAAATATTTTTTAAATACGTTTTAAGAAATATTTCAATTCCGTTAATTGCATTAATTTTACCTTCATATATAGGATTGCTTTCAGGAAGTATTGTTATTGAAAAATTCTGAGGAATACCTGGATCATCATCAATAATAGCTCAAGCCTTTCCTGCAGGAGAAATAAATGTAGTTATGTTTAATATTTTCTTCTTTACTTCTCTTTCATTATTCACTGAAATTATTGTTGATATTTCATTTACCATTTTAGATCCAAGAATTGTTTATGAATCAAATTCAGGAATAGATTTATTAAGATTTATAAGAGCAGCTAAATCAAGAAAACAACAGATTAAAGAATTATTAAAACAACAAAATGAGCAAAAAACTAATTTTGCTAGAATAGGAGAGTAA
- a CDS encoding ABC transporter permease — MEYKLTSEEFNKKYRLNKNFISKLTYSKNEISANSIAGKPKILAIEILKRFFSNPVVLIASLLFITLIVIALLVKYTSPYLPGQRVDSNWEKLGYTIKNTNINTIKALPPSFSPFKTITGSDNEIIRNINRFTDQNYKFYGYLKNYLIKDSTYFIVDGSVSSPVYSVDIYNYWKAAEINSFMSQNLSDNSTSFVTNPANKKIVDGVYKLAVDAVNQANLSTYFGTTEAGIDIWTTVWAGTLESLWIALIVATIETIVGVSIGAILGFNAGKWIDTIFSRIIEIFQAPPSIIWLLMFVSIWGTSAPVLIAGLLFVGWTYPISSTRLFVITVKDEEYIVAAKSTGVSPIRQIFNHALPAVVGKIAQNYVRRIPSVIISIASLAFLGFFSDPNSYNLGKFMIENISTASVNPWVMILPASILLIISLSLQFVALGLHDALDPKVIKLKR, encoded by the coding sequence ATGGAATACAAATTAACTTCAGAAGAATTTAATAAAAAATATCGTTTGAATAAAAATTTTATTTCAAAATTAACTTATTCAAAAAATGAAATTTCTGCAAATTCAATAGCAGGTAAACCAAAGATATTAGCTATTGAAATATTAAAAAGATTTTTTTCAAACCCAGTTGTTTTAATAGCGAGTTTACTTTTTATAACTCTTATTGTTATAGCCTTATTAGTAAAATACACATCACCTTATTTACCTGGTCAAAGGGTAGATAGTAATTGAGAAAAATTAGGTTATACAATTAAAAACACAAATATTAACACAATAAAAGCATTGCCTCCTTCTTTTTCTCCTTTTAAAACAATAACTGGTTCTGATAATGAAATTATTAGAAACATAAATCGTTTTACTGATCAAAATTATAAATTCTACGGTTATTTAAAAAACTATTTAATAAAAGACTCAACATATTTTATAGTGGATGGTAGTGTATCATCACCAGTTTATAGTGTTGATATATATAATTATTGAAAAGCTGCTGAAATAAATTCATTTATGTCACAAAATCTTTCAGATAATTCAACTTCATTTGTTACTAATCCTGCTAATAAAAAAATCGTTGATGGAGTTTATAAATTAGCAGTTGATGCAGTTAACCAAGCTAACTTGTCAACTTATTTTGGAACTACAGAAGCTGGTATAGATATTTGAACAACTGTTTGAGCCGGAACGTTAGAATCATTATGAATAGCATTAATAGTAGCTACAATTGAAACAATTGTTGGTGTCTCTATTGGAGCTATATTAGGTTTTAATGCAGGAAAATGAATAGATACTATATTTAGTAGAATTATTGAAATTTTTCAAGCTCCACCTTCAATCATATGACTTTTAATGTTTGTTTCTATTTGAGGAACATCAGCTCCAGTATTAATAGCTGGTTTATTGTTTGTAGGTTGAACATACCCTATTTCTTCAACACGTTTATTTGTTATAACAGTAAAAGATGAAGAATACATAGTAGCTGCTAAAAGTACAGGTGTTTCACCTATTAGACAAATATTTAATCACGCATTGCCTGCAGTTGTAGGTAAAATTGCTCAAAATTATGTTCGTAGAATTCCATCAGTAATTATTAGTATAGCTTCATTAGCTTTCTTAGGATTTTTCTCAGATCCAAATTCATATAACTTAGGTAAATTTATGATTGAAAATATTTCAACCGCAAGTGTAAACCCATGAGTTATGATTCTTCCTGCTTCAATATTATTAATTATTTCATTAAGTCTACAATTTGTCGCTCTTGGATTACATGACGCTTTAGATCCAAAAGTTATTAAATTAAAAAGATAA
- a CDS encoding alpha/beta hydrolase, protein MIKTFWYKNMEVSYFEHNCNSNKNLIIIPNLFKSYYDYRHIIQNYMFDYNIFSLNINLLHLNKTEINFAQTSFLIELFEEFINIININKISIIAHSFGSSLILYNLKKLNDKLDKIIIWGPITNYFMNINNDFTNFYKLSKKSHYEDLYNFSYIYPHVLTINSKNINKMHAYLKENRLKLNTKFKINFLKFSNDSENLLIKNLKSFNKNLYYFYILEDDFYLDYGYNLLFKKFVKNCYIKEIDFKDPLYAKSWLKDYDIETSKILLEKKWNY, encoded by the coding sequence ATGATTAAAACATTTTGATATAAAAATATGGAAGTTAGTTACTTCGAACATAATTGTAATTCTAATAAAAATTTAATAATTATTCCTAATTTATTTAAAAGCTATTATGATTATAGACATATAATACAAAATTATATGTTTGATTATAATATTTTTTCATTAAACATAAATTTATTACACTTAAATAAAACTGAAATAAATTTTGCCCAAACTTCCTTTTTAATTGAGTTATTCGAAGAGTTTATAAATATTATAAATATAAATAAAATATCAATTATTGCTCATTCTTTTGGTTCTTCATTAATTTTATATAACTTGAAAAAATTAAACGATAAATTAGACAAAATCATAATATGAGGTCCTATCACAAATTATTTCATGAATATTAATAATGACTTTACAAATTTTTATAAACTAAGCAAAAAGTCTCATTATGAAGATTTATATAATTTTAGCTATATTTATCCACATGTTTTAACAATAAATAGTAAAAATATAAATAAAATGCATGCATATTTAAAAGAAAATAGATTAAAATTAAATACAAAATTTAAAATAAATTTTTTAAAATTTTCAAATGATTCTGAAAATCTATTAATAAAAAATTTAAAAAGTTTTAACAAAAATTTATATTATTTTTACATTTTAGAAGACGATTTTTACCTAGATTATGGTTATAATTTACTTTTTAAAAAATTTGTAAAAAATTGTTATATAAAAGAAATAGATTTTAAAGATCCTTTATACGCAAAATCATGGTTAAAAGACTATGATATTGAGACAAGCAAAATATTATTGGAGAAAAAATGAAATTACTAG
- a CDS encoding nucleotidyltransferase produces MAVGIIVEYNPFHNGHLRQLNWVKEKFPNDKIFLVMSGKFTQRGEINILPYYKRVIIAKKYGVSKVAKLNFEETVQAAHIFAKNAVLKLYNKFKIDKLVFGSESNNPNEMFKIANALKDNSEEYYKLIKNFQKKLKISFPKASSLALKELTGESIEMPNDILGLEYIKTIVNNSLPIKVFTIERNIDFHSETTKDNFASASLIRKMLFERKNVKNFTPIKIEKITNKNYSIYKNFKKNILKIHKEILSKIPVISEGMENLLIKKSGINNYDLFIDECTSKRYTSSRIKRAVAWISNKKILRKIIKNKLK; encoded by the coding sequence ATGGCTGTAGGAATTATTGTTGAATATAACCCTTTTCATAATGGACATTTAAGACAATTAAATTGAGTTAAAGAAAAATTTCCAAATGATAAAATTTTTTTAGTTATGTCAGGTAAATTTACTCAAAGAGGAGAAATTAACATTCTACCATATTATAAAAGAGTAATAATAGCAAAAAAATATGGTGTTAGCAAAGTAGCAAAACTTAATTTTGAAGAAACTGTTCAAGCGGCTCATATTTTTGCCAAAAATGCTGTTTTAAAGCTATATAATAAATTTAAAATAGACAAATTAGTTTTTGGTTCAGAGTCTAATAATCCTAATGAAATGTTCAAAATAGCAAATGCTTTAAAAGACAATAGTGAAGAATATTACAAATTAATAAAAAACTTTCAAAAAAAATTAAAAATATCATTTCCAAAAGCTTCTTCTTTAGCACTTAAAGAATTAACAGGTGAATCTATTGAAATGCCAAATGATATATTAGGGTTAGAATATATAAAAACTATAGTTAATAATTCATTGCCTATTAAGGTATTCACCATAGAAAGAAATATTGATTTTCATTCAGAAACAACAAAAGATAATTTTGCATCTGCTTCATTAATTAGAAAAATGTTATTTGAAAGAAAAAATGTTAAAAATTTTACTCCTATAAAAATAGAAAAAATTACAAATAAAAATTATTCTATTTACAAAAATTTTAAAAAAAATATACTAAAAATTCATAAAGAAATTTTGTCAAAAATACCTGTAATATCTGAAGGAATGGAAAATTTATTAATTAAAAAATCAGGCATAAATAACTATGATCTTTTTATAGATGAATGCACTTCTAAAAGATATACAAGTAGTAGGATAAAAAGAGCTGTGGCTTGAATTTCAAATAAAAAAATCTTAAGAAAAATTATAAAAAATAAACTAAAATAG
- a CDS encoding DJ-1/PfpI family protein, which yields MKLLVLAHDNFNDMELTTTISILERSKLLQNVTYYNPSKKIIKGQHNIVKLNCVNTFKIEEFDAIFIPGGKGTKLLRQDSVAIKNINDFKNSNKYIFAICDAPNVLFENKIINENIPFSSYPIDSIKNILSKRNDFAATAFNKIITGKGPAASTEFALLILKVYYDEKISEKIRKEIYAI from the coding sequence ATGAAATTACTAGTTTTAGCACATGATAATTTTAATGATATGGAACTAACTACAACTATAAGTATTTTAGAAAGAAGCAAATTATTACAAAATGTTACTTATTATAATCCATCAAAGAAAATAATAAAAGGGCAACATAATATTGTAAAACTTAATTGTGTTAATACTTTTAAAATTGAAGAATTTGATGCCATTTTTATTCCAGGAGGTAAAGGAACAAAACTTTTAAGACAAGATTCTGTTGCAATAAAAAATATAAATGATTTTAAAAATTCAAATAAATATATTTTCGCAATATGTGATGCACCTAATGTTTTATTTGAAAATAAGATAATAAATGAAAACATTCCATTTTCATCTTATCCTATTGATTCTATTAAAAATATTTTGTCAAAAAGAAATGATTTTGCTGCAACAGCTTTTAATAAAATAATAACTGGAAAAGGTCCTGCAGCGTCTACTGAATTTGCTCTTTTGATTTTAAAAGTATACTATGATGAAAAAATTTCTGAAAAAATAAGAAAAGAAATTTATGCAATTTAA
- a CDS encoding OppA family ABC transporter substrate-binding lipoprotein → MKRKLRLPLLSFTSLSLSASAFVAVSCAVQKDNNDYTRNIVSELTSSKDIFSPESFSSLIENTDINKDFAKRQIYREVVAAEHQQESAYLYDKSASYGSFLQIYEENLAGSLFRQETTLRPIAIDADGLKIVRPSVWRYKLEYADKVIVTTKDGVFEFDNDEAEVKPTAESEATFENKKFSVFNKIQYQLKSENQKSINSNYFFDKLKEATKLQFTVREGAKWVTNTGELTDFNIKPKDWYISWLRTIFLTKGVRSKSLSDAGLTSEQITLLDKNANATLDKGAIAFTEKRNYPNGYLYGLFNVNSDNFSDETKFLTDYNGKQAITFDVLKSDEKSYFDGLFEHLATSQDFIPAPSEYIASNSSSFKLYPLQNTEDAKNAAVAVETEVKKLSSDNKIVQAGVYWYGLSLKNTLVSGRYHFAGYNPDTQEEKFLRNENYFAVSQKSPKELIRRYQNNIDKEQLKNILFNEYKAGKISSLSTNNLNDKDKTEIIKDRNNYGAFYSRSLITNSTKYKTLPVLTPLSYQLSKNKVEDFNFNDNYSKLVYGLSRQELLNGTVSGVETLKKLYTGYGLSFRTMINAAINWEQVANFVSSGEHKSWISGYAPDGTINAKDASTTTKPTLLDNYEEISKLFAVDSDGTRIVLNEKLTEDKNKFVYPEQNAEKILDVQDDKLRIQSVAFLVLQQKVTQLLDKFYAENNLGENEKIQWTIPWRYTNWNPVTYESLFLNIIPELIRSLDTKNRLEPNYSYFSKREGLIQHLIEPTSGFQAAGWGYDLNSLGSGIDGQLYNGALQPLVILAGTDEAFGQHLAKSFPELAKLSKKMIEKVKDLPSVAGGVHADKFKELSLKDISALTQEYSHYKYENGNLIHSETEVENSGLFLEFTKFYVEYVSSISTDEAVALANEISNFIGPVIDRERTISKSLNLSFANPYINQPYFGTNMNWFSDITYANVDDSK, encoded by the coding sequence ATGAAAAGAAAATTAAGATTACCTTTATTATCTTTTACAAGTTTGTCTCTTTCAGCTTCTGCTTTTGTTGCTGTTAGTTGTGCTGTTCAAAAAGATAATAACGATTATACTAGAAATATAGTGTCAGAATTAACATCAAGTAAAGACATTTTTTCACCAGAAAGTTTTTCTTCTTTAATAGAAAATACTGATATAAATAAAGATTTTGCTAAAAGACAAATATATAGAGAGGTTGTTGCTGCTGAACACCAACAAGAATCAGCTTATTTATATGATAAATCAGCTTCTTATGGTTCATTTTTACAAATTTATGAAGAAAATTTAGCTGGTTCACTTTTTAGACAAGAAACTACATTACGTCCAATAGCTATTGATGCAGACGGTTTAAAAATTGTAAGACCATCAGTTTGAAGATATAAATTAGAATATGCAGATAAAGTAATAGTTACTACAAAAGATGGTGTGTTTGAATTTGATAATGATGAAGCTGAAGTTAAACCAACTGCTGAATCAGAAGCTACATTTGAAAACAAGAAATTCTCTGTATTTAATAAAATTCAGTATCAACTTAAATCAGAAAATCAAAAAAGTATTAACTCAAATTACTTTTTTGATAAATTAAAAGAAGCTACAAAACTACAATTTACAGTTAGAGAAGGTGCTAAATGAGTTACAAATACTGGTGAATTAACAGATTTTAACATCAAACCAAAAGATTGATATATATCATGATTAAGAACAATATTTTTAACAAAAGGAGTTAGATCTAAATCTTTAAGTGATGCAGGTTTAACTTCTGAGCAAATTACTTTATTAGATAAAAATGCTAATGCTACTTTAGACAAAGGTGCAATAGCATTTACTGAAAAAAGAAATTATCCAAATGGATATTTATATGGTTTATTTAATGTAAATTCAGATAATTTTTCAGACGAAACTAAATTTTTAACTGACTATAATGGCAAACAAGCTATTACATTTGATGTTTTAAAATCTGATGAAAAAAGCTATTTTGATGGACTTTTTGAACATTTAGCAACATCACAAGATTTTATTCCTGCACCAAGCGAATACATTGCATCTAATTCTTCATCATTTAAGCTATACCCATTACAAAATACAGAAGATGCTAAAAATGCAGCAGTTGCTGTTGAAACAGAAGTTAAAAAATTAAGTTCAGATAATAAAATAGTTCAAGCTGGTGTATATTGATATGGATTATCATTAAAAAATACATTAGTTTCTGGAAGATACCATTTTGCTGGTTATAATCCTGACACACAAGAAGAAAAGTTTTTAAGAAATGAAAATTATTTTGCTGTTAGTCAAAAGAGTCCAAAAGAACTTATACGTAGATATCAAAATAATATTGACAAAGAACAACTTAAAAATATTTTATTTAATGAATATAAAGCGGGAAAAATTTCATCTTTATCAACAAATAATTTAAATGATAAAGATAAAACTGAAATTATAAAAGATAGAAATAATTATGGAGCATTTTATTCTAGAAGTTTAATAACTAATAGTACAAAATATAAAACATTACCAGTTTTAACTCCTCTTTCATATCAACTATCAAAAAATAAAGTTGAAGATTTTAATTTCAATGATAATTATTCAAAACTTGTTTATGGTTTATCTCGTCAGGAATTATTAAACGGAACAGTAAGTGGAGTTGAAACATTAAAAAAATTATACACAGGTTATGGTTTATCATTTAGAACAATGATTAATGCTGCTATTAACTGAGAACAAGTTGCTAACTTTGTTTCAAGCGGTGAACATAAAAGTTGAATTTCAGGTTATGCCCCAGATGGTACTATTAATGCAAAAGATGCATCTACCACTACAAAACCTACATTATTAGATAATTACGAAGAAATTTCAAAACTATTTGCTGTTGATTCTGATGGTACTAGAATAGTATTAAATGAAAAATTAACAGAAGATAAAAATAAATTTGTATACCCTGAACAAAATGCAGAAAAAATATTAGATGTTCAAGACGATAAATTAAGAATTCAATCAGTTGCTTTCCTTGTTTTACAACAAAAAGTTACTCAATTATTAGATAAATTTTATGCTGAAAATAATTTAGGAGAAAATGAAAAGATTCAATGAACAATTCCATGAAGATATACTAATTGAAATCCTGTAACATACGAGTCACTATTTTTAAATATTATTCCTGAATTAATTAGAAGTTTAGATACAAAAAATAGATTAGAACCTAATTATAGTTATTTCTCAAAAAGAGAAGGTTTAATCCAACACTTAATAGAACCAACTTCAGGATTTCAAGCTGCTGGATGAGGTTATGATTTAAACAGTTTAGGTTCAGGTATAGACGGTCAATTATATAATGGCGCACTACAACCATTAGTTATACTTGCAGGAACTGATGAAGCATTTGGTCAACATCTAGCAAAATCATTCCCAGAATTAGCAAAATTATCTAAGAAAATGATTGAAAAAGTAAAAGATTTACCTTCAGTTGCAGGAGGTGTACATGCAGATAAATTTAAGGAATTATCATTAAAAGATATTTCTGCTTTAACTCAAGAATATTCACATTATAAATATGAGAATGGTAATTTAATTCATAGCGAAACAGAAGTTGAAAATTCAGGACTATTTTTAGAATTTACAAAATTTTATGTTGAATATGTATCATCAATTTCTACAGATGAAGCAGTTGCATTAGCTAATGAAATTTCTAATTTCATAGGACCTGTAATTGATAGAGAAAGAACAATAAGCAAATCATTAAATCTTTCATTTGCCAACCCATATATAAATCAACCATATTTTGGAACAAATATGAATTGATTCTCAGATATTACTTATGCTAACGTTGATGATTCTAAATAG
- the rpmI gene encoding 50S ribosomal protein L35 → MPKMKTKSALKKRIKITGTGKVMREQAYRSHLAQNKTTKQKRQARKSVQMHASDVKRFKALM, encoded by the coding sequence ATGCCTAAAATGAAGACTAAAAGTGCTCTTAAAAAACGTATTAAGATCACAGGTACAGGAAAAGTTATGCGTGAACAAGCATATCGTTCACACTTAGCACAAAACAAAACAACAAAACAAAAACGTCAAGCTCGTAAATCAGTTCAAATGCATGCATCTGATGTTAAAAGATTCAAAGCTTTAATGTAA
- a CDS encoding ABC transporter ATP-binding protein encodes MHKLLENIKTQELENNKLLKVRNLKVDFKNGRKGLIRIVRGLDLDIDKGQIVGLVGESGSGKSVTSKSLINVNPGSIMSADELIIENLDINKINNKEAIWEQVRGHYIGYIPQDPLTSLNPTRKIGKQLLDALNLNAEWAKKSYIEKRKYLISLLDEFGIRDAEGVFDRYPHTLSGGMKQRVVITMVVALKPKLIIADEPTTALDPTVQASVLALFEQIRQKYNVSIILISHNISVVAKFCDYIYFMYAGKIIEKGTRNDIFTEPAHPYTWALISAIPENNDERLYTIKGTPPDMANLPIGDPFALRNDYALELDFEKEPPLIPINDHHSAATWLLHPDAPKVELPKHLQNRLNVFRKALIKNEK; translated from the coding sequence ATGCATAAATTATTAGAAAATATAAAAACTCAAGAACTAGAAAATAATAAATTACTTAAAGTTAGAAATTTAAAGGTAGACTTTAAAAATGGGCGTAAGGGTTTAATAAGAATAGTTCGTGGTTTAGATTTAGATATAGACAAAGGACAAATAGTAGGATTAGTAGGTGAATCTGGAAGTGGTAAAAGTGTTACTTCTAAATCATTAATAAATGTTAATCCAGGTTCTATTATGTCTGCTGATGAATTAATCATTGAAAACTTAGATATAAATAAAATAAATAATAAAGAAGCAATATGAGAACAAGTTAGAGGACATTATATAGGATATATCCCACAGGATCCTTTAACTTCATTAAATCCAACAAGAAAAATAGGAAAACAATTATTAGATGCTTTAAATTTAAATGCAGAATGAGCAAAAAAATCATATATTGAAAAGAGAAAATATTTAATTTCATTATTAGATGAATTTGGAATTAGAGATGCAGAAGGTGTTTTCGATAGATATCCTCATACATTAAGTGGTGGTATGAAACAACGTGTTGTTATTACAATGGTTGTGGCATTAAAGCCAAAGTTAATTATAGCTGATGAACCAACAACAGCTTTAGACCCAACAGTTCAAGCAAGCGTATTAGCACTTTTTGAACAAATAAGACAAAAATATAATGTATCTATTATTTTGATAAGTCACAATATTAGTGTTGTTGCTAAATTTTGTGATTATATATATTTTATGTATGCAGGTAAAATTATTGAAAAAGGTACTAGAAATGATATTTTTACAGAACCTGCGCATCCTTATACATGAGCTTTAATTTCAGCTATTCCAGAAAATAATGATGAACGTTTATATACCATAAAAGGAACTCCACCTGATATGGCAAATTTACCTATAGGTGACCCTTTTGCTTTACGTAATGATTATGCTTTAGAATTAGATTTTGAAAAAGAACCTCCTTTAATACCAATAAATGATCACCATAGTGCTGCAACTTGATTATTGCACCCAGATGCTCCTAAAGTAGAATTACCAAAACATTTACAAAACAGACTTAATGTATTCAGAAAGGCTTTGATAAAAAATGAAAAATAA
- a CDS encoding MSC_0882 family membrane protein — protein MSDYKPIESKETIETIINNNVEIDEKKNNKYRDPKNQIPNHLYKVIKLEKNIKSFNIALSFSLFITSIILLALAILKITPFSVEEESGPLYGYIIAFSASAFISIAITIKNTIELTQWNSTINKYRESLNNNDKTSSNNFHITYRKIALKDINLLWLLIFTITYVGLVALIIFGLYKSGAWTIGNENSVVKLNIDWKELLDNAFGNTQLFCILLASSLGLAVVLYILIILFDKKRLADIVDYLGDNSSEIYEKIETAKKERNKAWMKAYFIIVCLTILLPLALILYAAYRGIIKRKAAV, from the coding sequence ATGTCTGATTATAAACCTATAGAAAGCAAAGAAACAATAGAAACCATTATCAACAATAATGTTGAAATTGATGAAAAAAAGAATAATAAATATAGAGATCCTAAAAATCAAATACCAAATCATTTATATAAAGTTATAAAACTAGAGAAAAATATAAAATCATTTAATATTGCATTATCTTTTTCTCTTTTTATAACTTCTATAATTTTACTAGCTTTAGCAATATTAAAAATAACTCCTTTTTCTGTAGAAGAAGAAAGCGGTCCTCTTTATGGATACATAATTGCTTTTAGTGCTTCAGCATTTATATCAATTGCTATAACAATAAAAAATACAATTGAACTAACACAATGAAATAGTACTATAAATAAATACAGAGAAAGTTTGAATAATAATGATAAAACTTCAAGCAACAATTTTCATATTACATATAGAAAGATTGCTTTAAAGGATATAAACCTACTTTGATTATTAATTTTTACAATAACATATGTGGGGCTTGTTGCTTTAATTATTTTTGGATTATATAAGTCAGGAGCATGAACAATAGGAAATGAAAATAGTGTTGTTAAATTAAATATTGATTGAAAAGAGCTATTAGATAATGCTTTTGGTAACACACAATTATTTTGTATACTTTTAGCTTCTAGTTTAGGACTAGCTGTAGTTTTATATATTCTAATAATTTTATTTGATAAAAAAAGATTAGCTGATATAGTGGATTACTTAGGTGATAATTCAAGTGAAATTTACGAAAAGATAGAAACCGCTAAAAAAGAAAGAAATAAAGCTTGAATGAAAGCTTACTTTATAATAGTTTGTTTAACAATTTTACTACCTCTTGCATTAATTTTATATGCAGCTTATAGAGGAATAATTAAAAGAAAGGCAGCAGTATAA
- the infC gene encoding translation initiation factor IF-3: protein MINENIPFQKVFVIGSDGEKIGVKSTYEAIEMAKDEKKDLVIIAVEPKPIARILDYGKFKYERKKKQKAAKEKQAVIQNRQIRLTPLIGDHDLQTKSRKAKEFLLDGDRLKVSLKFRGRELARQELGYNTLDKFFKLVEDVAKISKEPTLVNNRFLDMSLEPDKVKVAKYKKEHNLVDKKTTNSQSVSQDEEDDDYTEEGANNA from the coding sequence ATGATTAACGAAAATATACCTTTTCAAAAAGTTTTTGTTATAGGTTCAGATGGTGAAAAAATCGGTGTAAAAAGTACATATGAAGCAATTGAAATGGCAAAAGATGAAAAGAAAGATCTTGTAATCATAGCTGTTGAACCAAAGCCAATTGCCCGTATATTAGATTATGGAAAATTTAAATACGAAAGAAAGAAAAAACAAAAAGCAGCTAAGGAAAAACAAGCGGTTATCCAAAATAGACAAATTAGATTAACACCACTTATTGGTGATCATGACCTACAAACAAAAAGTAGAAAAGCTAAAGAATTTTTACTTGATGGTGATAGATTAAAAGTTAGTCTTAAGTTCCGTGGAAGAGAATTAGCTAGACAAGAATTAGGTTACAATACATTAGACAAATTTTTTAAATTAGTTGAAGATGTTGCTAAAATTAGTAAAGAACCTACTTTAGTTAATAATCGTTTTTTAGATATGTCTTTAGAACCAGATAAAGTGAAAGTTGCAAAATACAAAAAAGAACATAACTTAGTAGATAAAAAAACTACAAACAGTCAAAGTGTAAGTCAAGATGAAGAAGATGATGACTACACAGAAGAAGGAGCAAACAATGCCTAA